In Capillimicrobium parvum, a genomic segment contains:
- the thrC gene encoding threonine synthase — MSATELKCRECAARYPLEARYVCEQCFGPLEIAYDHSALGDDVSALRRRIQAGPQNIWRYSDFLPLDAPPGPSGRNSSRVGLPAGCTPLIRADRLAERLGLGEVWVKNDTHNPTHSFKDRVVAIASQRARELGFDTLACASTGNLANAVAAQAAALGMPSYVFIPADLEEQKILATGVYGTHLVKVAGNYDDVNRLCTEVSGERENWAFVNVNMRPYYAEGSKTVAYEIAEQLGWTLPDRCVVPIASGSLFTKIAKGFSEWTELGLLDGDQPKMNGAQALGCSPVAAAYEAGADVCRPVKPDTIAKSLAIGNPADGPYALELARESGGGIDSVTDDEIRAGIRLLAETTGIFTETAGGVTTATLAKLAERGDIGADERVVLVITGDGLKTLDAVRGTFEAYEITPSFDDFEATVEQGARI, encoded by the coding sequence ATGTCGGCGACAGAGCTCAAGTGCAGGGAATGTGCGGCCCGGTATCCCCTCGAGGCGCGCTACGTCTGCGAGCAGTGCTTCGGCCCCCTCGAGATCGCCTATGACCACTCGGCGCTGGGTGACGACGTCAGCGCGCTGCGGCGCCGCATCCAGGCGGGCCCGCAGAACATCTGGCGCTACAGCGACTTCCTGCCGCTCGACGCACCGCCCGGGCCATCCGGGCGCAACTCGTCGCGGGTCGGGCTGCCCGCCGGCTGCACGCCGCTGATCCGCGCCGACCGGCTCGCCGAGCGCCTCGGCCTGGGCGAGGTGTGGGTCAAGAACGACACGCACAACCCGACGCATTCGTTCAAGGACCGCGTCGTGGCCATCGCCTCGCAGCGGGCCCGCGAGCTCGGCTTCGACACGCTGGCGTGCGCCTCGACCGGCAACCTCGCCAACGCGGTCGCCGCCCAGGCCGCCGCGCTCGGGATGCCGTCCTACGTCTTCATCCCGGCGGATCTCGAGGAGCAGAAGATCCTCGCGACCGGCGTCTACGGCACGCACCTCGTCAAGGTCGCCGGCAACTACGATGACGTAAACCGCCTCTGCACCGAGGTCTCCGGCGAGCGCGAGAACTGGGCGTTCGTGAACGTCAACATGCGCCCCTACTACGCCGAGGGCTCGAAGACCGTCGCCTACGAGATCGCCGAGCAGCTCGGCTGGACGCTGCCCGACCGCTGCGTCGTGCCGATCGCCTCCGGGTCGCTGTTCACGAAGATCGCCAAGGGCTTCTCCGAGTGGACCGAGCTCGGGCTGCTGGACGGCGACCAGCCGAAGATGAACGGCGCGCAGGCGCTCGGGTGCTCGCCGGTCGCGGCCGCGTACGAGGCGGGCGCCGACGTGTGCCGCCCGGTCAAGCCGGACACGATCGCCAAGTCGCTGGCGATCGGCAACCCCGCCGACGGCCCGTACGCGCTGGAGCTGGCGCGCGAGTCGGGCGGCGGGATCGACTCGGTCACCGACGACGAGATCCGCGCCGGCATCCGCCTGCTGGCCGAGACGACCGGCATCTTCACCGAGACGGCGGGCGGCGTGACCACCGCGACGCTGGCGAAGCTCGCCGAGCGCGGCGACATCGGCGCGGACGAGCGTGTCGTGCTCGTCATCACCGGCGACGGACTGAAGACCCTCGACGCCGTGCGCGGCACGTTCGAGGCCTACGAGATCACCCCGTCCTTCGACGACTTCGAGGCGACGGTCGAGCAGGGAGCGCGCATCTGA
- a CDS encoding magnesium transporter CorA family protein, with amino-acid sequence MPNLPRLRRGARGRAPVRPPEQPDTPNVEEIEACGLRWINIERPRQVDRAWLEEHFDFHSLDYEDVFSRNQRPKVDEYDDYLFVVLHFPRFDKQVGRLNAAELDVFVGSDFIITLPNEPIQPLEYLFERCRTGDELREQLFSKGAGYLLYKVVDDCVDASFPMLRKMGNKLERLEEEIFEGRSEEIVRDISNVKQEIINFRKIVRPQRAALRDLDRTRRYVPESLEVYFDDIVDASERIWDMLENYKEVVEALESTNESVISHRVNDVLRVLTSISVVVLPLTLVASVFGMNVHVPGQGSIEAFWIVIVAMVLMLGGMLGYFRHRGWL; translated from the coding sequence ATGCCGAACCTTCCCCGCCTGCGCCGGGGTGCTCGCGGCCGCGCGCCCGTCCGTCCGCCTGAGCAGCCCGACACCCCGAACGTCGAGGAGATCGAGGCCTGCGGCCTGCGCTGGATCAACATCGAGCGCCCCCGGCAGGTCGATCGTGCCTGGCTCGAGGAGCACTTCGACTTCCACTCCCTCGACTACGAGGACGTCTTCTCGCGCAACCAGCGCCCGAAGGTCGACGAGTACGACGACTACCTGTTCGTCGTGCTGCACTTCCCGCGCTTCGACAAGCAGGTCGGGCGGCTGAACGCGGCCGAGCTCGACGTGTTCGTCGGCTCGGACTTCATCATCACGCTGCCCAACGAGCCGATCCAGCCGCTCGAGTACCTCTTCGAGCGCTGCCGCACGGGCGACGAGCTGCGCGAGCAGCTGTTCAGCAAGGGCGCCGGCTACCTGCTCTACAAGGTCGTCGACGACTGCGTGGACGCGTCGTTTCCGATGCTGCGCAAGATGGGCAACAAGCTCGAGCGCCTGGAGGAGGAGATCTTCGAGGGCCGCTCCGAGGAGATCGTGCGCGACATCTCCAACGTCAAGCAGGAGATCATCAACTTCCGCAAGATCGTGCGCCCGCAGCGCGCCGCCCTGCGCGACCTCGACCGCACGCGCCGGTACGTGCCCGAGAGCCTCGAGGTCTACTTCGACGACATCGTCGACGCGTCCGAGCGCATCTGGGACATGCTCGAGAACTACAAGGAGGTCGTGGAGGCGCTCGAGTCGACGAACGAGTCGGTCATCTCGCACCGCGTCAACGACGTCCTGCGCGTCCTGACCTCGATCAGCGTCGTGGTGCTGCCGCTGACGCTCGTCGCCAGCGTGTTCGGGATGAACGTCCACGTGCCGGGACAGGGGTCGATCGAGGCGTTCTGGATCGTGATCGTCGCGATGGTGCTGATGCTCGGCGGGATGCTCGGGTACTTCCGCCACCGTGGCTGGCTCTGA
- a CDS encoding flavin reductase family protein encodes MLIVTTVAGDGERSGCLIGFATQTSIHPPHFLVCLSQKNHTYGVALRATHLGVHVVPEAGEAIAELFGGSTGDEVDKFARCAWRDGPHGVPLLDDCPSRLVGEILWRRDGGDHDAFQLAPVFAEYGGTEAELRFEEAKRIDPGHAP; translated from the coding sequence ATGCTCATCGTCACGACGGTCGCGGGCGACGGCGAGCGCTCCGGATGCCTGATCGGCTTCGCGACCCAGACGAGCATCCACCCGCCGCACTTCCTCGTCTGCCTCTCGCAGAAGAACCACACCTACGGCGTGGCGCTGCGCGCGACGCACCTCGGCGTGCACGTGGTCCCCGAGGCGGGCGAGGCGATCGCGGAGCTCTTCGGCGGGTCGACCGGCGACGAGGTCGACAAGTTCGCGCGGTGCGCCTGGCGCGATGGGCCCCACGGCGTGCCGCTGCTCGACGACTGCCCGAGCCGGCTGGTCGGCGAGATCCTGTGGCGCCGCGACGGCGGCGACCACGACGCGTTCCAGCTCGCGCCGGTGTTCGCCGAGTACGGCGGCACGGAGGCCGAGCTGCGCTTCGAGGAGGCCAAGCGGATCGATCCGGGGCACGCCCCGTAA